Part of the Coregonus clupeaformis isolate EN_2021a chromosome 8, ASM2061545v1, whole genome shotgun sequence genome, ATGCTGAAATACAATTACAGCGAGAGGACATTGCAACCCAAATGGAGGAGCTAAATGTCAAAAAAAGCAGAGTTGGAAAACATTCAAATGGACATCGACAGACAAAAAGAACAGATGGACGAAACGCAAAATGCTATAATCATGGAAAAGAATGAACTGGAAGAGAAGCTTGTGGCATGCAAAACAAACGGAGGAGGTGGAAGCATCATTGAAATGACAAAGCGGGAGAAGGAGGATGTGATGAGGATAAAGGCTGAAATAGAGGAACAGAAAGATCAAATGGAAGACAATCTGATGGAAACTCTGAAACATGACAGAGAAGAACTTGAACGTCTAAAACATAACATACAAATTGAAAAGGCGGACCTCGAAAAAAATACACAATTGGCAATGAAAGGTCAGGATGAGTTGGAATTACAATTGTCTGAAATGCAAACCCAAAGAGAGGGAATAGAAAAAGACAAACAAAAGATACAAGATGAGAAGGATGAGGTGGAACAGATCAAGATGGAGTTACGGAGAAGGTCAGAGAATCTAGACAAAATAATGGAGGAGACCCAGACAGAAAAGGAGAATCTTGACAacatggctgtccaaatccagaaGGAGAAAGAGGTAATTGAAAGTGTTGTTGAGGATATCAAGACAAGGAAGACTGATATGGAACTGATGAAAGCTGAGATTGAAACAGAGAAACAAGAGACAGAAAACATGAAGTATTTGATATCAAGCGAGAAACATTATTTGGAGCAAATGAAGATTGAGATGGAAAAAACCAAGGACAAGATAGCAATCGATGTTGGTGATTTGGAACAGAAAAAGGctgagattgagagagaaagagatgaagcaGACAAGAAGATGGTTGAATTGAAAGAGGAAGAGCAAAGTATGAAGGAGGATATTAAGAAGACGAAAGACAACCTAGAGCAGATCAATGCTGAAATACAATTACAGCGAGAGGACATTGCAACCCAAATGGAGGAGCTAAATGTCAAAAAAAGCAGAGTTGGAAAACATTCAAATGGACATCGACAGACAAAAAGAACAGATGGACGAAAACGCAAAATGCTATAATCATGGGGAAAGAATGAACTGGAAGAGAAGCTTGCTGGCATGCAAAAACAAACGGAGGAGTTGGAAGCCATCATTGAAATGACAAAGCAGGAGAAGGAGGATGTGATGAGGATAAAGGCTGAAATAGAGGAACAGAAAGATCAAATGGAAGACAATCTGATGGAAACTCTGAAACATGACAGAGAAGAACTTGAACGTCTAAAACATAACATACAAATTGAAAAAGGCGGACTCAAAAATTACACAATTGGCAATGAAAGGTCGGGATGAGTTGGAATTACATGTGTCTGAAATGCAAACccaaagagagggaagagaaaaaGACAAACAAAAGATACAAGATGAGATGGATGAGGTGGAACAGATCAAGATGGAGTTACTGGAGAAGGTCAGAGAATCTAGACAAAATAATGGAGGAGACCAAGACAGAAAAGGAGAATCTTGACAacatggctgtccaaatccagaaGGAGAAAGAGGTAATTGAAAGTGTTGTTGAGGATATCAAGACAAAGAAGACTGATATGGAATTGATGAAAGCTGAGATTGAGACAGAGAAACAAGAGACAGAAAACATGAAGGATGTGATATCAAGCGAGAAACGTTATTTGGAGCAAATGAAGATTGAGATGGAAAATAACAAGGACAAGATAGCAATCGATGTTGGTGATTTGGAACAGAAAAGGGctgagattgagagagaaagagatgaagcaGACAAGAGGATGGTTGAATTGAAAGAGGAAGAGCAAAGTATGAAGGAGGATATTAAGAAGACGAAAGACAACCTAGAGCAGATCAATGCTGAAATAGCATTACAGCGAGAGGACATTGCAACCCAAATGGAGGAGCTaaatgtcaaaaaagcagagttgGAAAACATTCAAATGGACATCGACAGACAAAAAGAACAGATGGACGAAACGCAAAATGCTATAATCATGGGAAAGAATGAACTGGAAGAGAAGCTTGCTGGCATGCAAAAACAAACGGAGGAGTTGGAAGCCATCATTGAAATGACAAAGGGGAGAAGGAGGATTGATGAGGATAAAGGGAAATAGAGGAACAGAAAGATCAAATGGAAGACAATCTGATGGAAACTCTGAAACATGACAGAGAAGAACTTGAACGTCTAAAACATAACATACAAATTGAAAAAGGCGGACCTCAAAAAAATACACAATTGGCAATGAAAGGTCGGGATGAGTTGGAATTACAAGTGTCTGAAATGCAAACCCAAAGAGAGGGAATAGAAAAAGACAAACAAAAGATACAAGATGAGAAGGATGAGGTGGAACAGATTAAGATGGAGTTACGGAGAAGGTCAGAGAATCTAGACAAAATAATGGAGGAGACCAAGACAGAAAAGGAGAATCTTGACAacatggctgtccaaatccagaaGGAGAAAGAGGTCATTGAAAGTGTTGTTGAGGATATCAAGACAAAGAAGACTGATATGGAATTGATGAAAGCTGAGATTGAGACAGAGAAACAAGAGACAGAAAACATGAAGGATGTGATATCAAGCGAGAAACGTTATTTGGAGCAAATGAAGATTGAGATGGAAAATAACAAGGACAAGATAGCAATCGATGTTGGTGATTTGGAACAGAAAAGGGctgagattgagagagaaagagatgaagcaGACAAGAGGATGGTTGAATTGAAAGAGGAAGAGCAAAGTATGAAGGAGGATATTAAGAAGACGAAAGACAACCTAGAGCAGATCAATGCTGAAATACAATTACAGCGTAGAGGACATTGCAACCCAAATGGAGGAGCTAAATGTCAAAAAAAGCAGAGTTGGAAAACATTCAAATGGACATCGACAGACAAAAAGAACAGATGGACGAAACGCAAAATGCTATAATCATGGAAAAGAATGAACTGGAAGAGAAGCTTGCTGGCATGCAAAAACAAACGGAGGAGGTGGAAGCCATCATTGAAATGACAAAGCGGGAGAAGGAGGATGTGATGAGGATAAAGGCTGAAATAGAGGAACAGAAAGATCAAATGGAAGACAATCTGATGGAAACTCTGAAACATGACAGAGAAGAACTTGAACGTCTAAAACATAACATACAAATTGAAAAAGGCGGACTCGAAAAAATTACACAATTGGCAATGAAAGGTCGGGATGAGTTGGAATTACAAGTGTCTGAAATGCAAACCCAAAGAGAGGGAATAGAAAAAGACAAACAAAAGATACAAGATGAGAAGGATGAGGTGGAACAGATCAAGATGGAGTTACGGAGAAGGTCAGAGAATCTAGACAAAATAATGGAGGAGACCAAGACAGAAAAGGAGAATCTTGACAacatggctgtccaaatccagaaGGAGAAAGAGGTAATTGAAAGTGTTGTTGAGGATATCAAGACAAAGAAGACTGATATGGAATTGATGAAAGCTGAGATTGAGACAGAGAAACAAGAGACAGAAAACATGAAGGATGTGATATCAAGCGAGAAACGTTATTTGGAGCAAATGAAGATTGAGATGGAAAAAACCAAGGACAAGATAGCAATCGATGTTGGTGATTTGGAACAGAAAAAGGctgagattgagagagaaagagatgaagcaGACAAGAGGATGGTTGAATTGAAAGAGGAAGAGCAAAGTATGAAGGAGGATATTAAGAAGACGAAAGACAACCTAGAGCAGATCAATGCTGAAATACAATTACAGCGAGAGGACATTGCAAACCCAAATGGAGGAGCTAAATGTCAAAAGCAGAGTTGGAAAACATTCAAATGGACATCGACAGACAAAAAGAACAGATGGACGAAACGCAAAATGCTATAATCATGGGAAAGAATGAACTGGAAGAGAAGCTTGCTGGCATGCAAAAACAAACGGAGGAGGTGGAAGCAATCATTGAAATGACAAAGCGGGAGAAGGAGGATGTGATGAGGATTAAGGCTGAAATAGAGGAACAGAAAGATCAAATGGAAGACAATCTGATGGAAACTCTGAAACATGACAGAGAAGAACTTGAACGTCTAAAACATAACATACAAATTGAAAATGCGGACCTCGAAAAAATTACACAATTGGCAATGAAAGGTCGGGATGAGTTGGAATTACAAGTGTCTGAAATGCAAACCCAAAGAGAGGGAATAGAAAAAGACAAACAAAAGATACAAGATGAGGTGGATGAGGTGGAACAGATCAAGATGGAGTTACGGAGAAGGTCAGAGAATCTAGACAAAATAATGGAGGAGACCCAGACAGAAAAGGAGAATGTTGACAacatggctgtccaaatccagaaGGAGAAAGAGGTAATTGAAAGCGTTGTTGAGGATATCAAGACAAAGAAGACTGATATGGAATTGATGAAAGCTGAGATTGAGACAGAGAAACAAGAGACAGAAAACATGAAGGATGTGATATCAAGCGAGAAACGTTATTTGGAGCAAATGAAGATTGAGATGGAAAAAGCCAAGGACAAGATAGCAATCGATGTTGGTGATTTGGAACAGAAAAGGGctgagattgagagagaaagagatgaagcaGACAAGAGGATGGTTGAATTGAAAGAGGAAGAGCAAAGTATGAAGGAGGATATTAAGAAGACGAAAGACAACCTAGAGCAGATCAATGCTGAAATACAATTACAGCGAGAGGACATTGCAACCCAAATGGAGGAGCTaaatgtcaaaaaagcagagttgGAAAACATTCAAATGGACATCGACAGACAAAAAGAACAGATGGACGAAACGCAAAATGCTATAATCATGGGAAAGAATGAACTGGAAGAGAAGCTTGCTGGCATGCAAAAACAAACGGAGGAGGTGGAAGCAATCATTGAAATGACAAAGCGGGAGAAGGAGGATGTGATGAGGATTAAGGCTGAAATAGAGGAACAGAAAGATCAAATGGAAGACAATCTGATGGAAACTCTGAAACATGACAGAGAAGAACTTGAACGTCTAAAACATAACATACAAATTGAAAATGCGGACCTCGAAAAAATTACACAATTGGCAATGAAAGGTCGGGATGAGTTGGAATTACAAGTGTCTGAAATGCAAACCCAAAGAGAGGGAATAGAAAAAGACAAACAAAAGATACAAGATGAGAAGGATGAGGTGGAACAGATTAAGATGGAGTTACGGAGAAGGTCAGAGAATCTAGACAAAATAATGGAGGAGACCCAGACAGAAAAGGAGAATGTTGACAacatggctgtccaaatccagaaGGAGAAAGAGGTAATTGAAAGTGTTGTTGAGGATATCAAGACAAAGAAGACTGATATGGAATTGATGAAAGCTGAGATTGAGACAGAGAAACAAGAGACAGAAAACATGAAGGATGTGATATCAAGCGAGAAACGTTATTTGGAGCAAATGAAGATTGAGATGGAAAAAACCAAGGACAAGATAGCAATCGATGTTGGTGATTTGGAACAGAAAAGGGctgagattgagagagaaagagatgaagcaGACAAGAGGATGGTTGAATTGAAAGAGGAAGAGCAAAGTATGAAGGAGGATATTAAGAAGACGAAAGACAACCTAGAGCAGATCAATGCTGAAATACAATTACAGCGAGAGGACATTGCAACCCAAATGGAGGAGCTaaatgtcaaaaaagcagagttgGAAAACATTCAAATGGACATCGACAGACAAAAAGAACAGATGGACGAAACGCAAAATGCTATAATCATGGAAAAGAATGAACTGGAAGAGAAGCTTGCTGGCATGCAAAAACAAACGGAGGAGGTGGAAGCAATCATTGAAATGACAAAGCGGGAGAAGGAGGATGTGATGAGGATTAAGGCTGAAATAGAGGAACAGAAAGATCAAATGGAAGACAATCTGATGGAAACTCTGAAACATGACAGAGAAGAACTTGAACGTCTAAAACATAACATACAAATTGAAAAGGCGGACCTCGAAAAAATTACACAATTGGCAATGAAAGGTCGGGTTGAGTTGGAATTTCAAGTGTCTGAAATGCAAACCCAAAGAGAGGGAATAGAAAAAGACAAACAAAAGATACAAGATGAGAAGGATGAGGTGGAACAGATCAAGATGGAGTTACGGAGAAGGTCAGAGAATCTAGACAAAATAATGGAGGAGACCAAGACAGAAAAGGAGAATCTTGACAacatggctgtccaaatccagaaGGAGAAAGAGGTAATTGAAAGCGTTGTTGAGGATATCAAGACAAAGAAGACTGATATGGAATTGATGAAAGCTGAGATTGAGACAGAGAAACAAGAGACAGAAAACATGAAGGATGTGATATCAAGCGAGAAACGTTATTTGGAGCAAATGAAGATTGAGATGGAAAAAGCCAAGGACAAGATAGCAATCGATGTTGGTGATTTGGAACAGAAAAGGGctgagattgagagagaaagagatgaagcaGACAAGAGGATGGTTGAATTGAAAGAGGAAGAGCAAAGTATGAAGGAGGATATTAAGAAGACTAAAGACAACCTAGAGCAGATCAATGCTGAGATACAATTACAGCGAGAGGACATTGCAACCCAAATGGAGGAGCTaaatgtcaaaaaagcagagttgGAAAACATTCAAATGGACATCGACAGACAAAAAGAACAGATGGACGAAACGCAAAATGCTATAATCATGGAAAAGAATGAACTGGAAGAGAAGCTTGCTGGCATGCAAAAACAAAGGAGGAGTTGAAGCCATCATTGAAATGACAAAGCGGGAGAAGGAGGATGTGATGAGGATAAAGGCTGAAATAGAGGAACAGAAAGATCAAATGGAAGACAATCTGATGGAAACTCTGAAACATGACAGAGAAGAACTTGAACGTCTAAAACATAACATACAAATTGAAAAAGGCGGACCTCGAAAAAATTACACAATTGGCAATGAAAGGTCGGGTTGAGTTGGAATTTCAAGTGTCTGAAATGCAAACCCAAAGAGAGGGAATAGAAAAAGACAAACAAAAGATACAAGATGAGAAGGATGAGGTGGAACAGATCAAGATGGAGTTACGGAGAAGGTCAGAGAATCTAGACAAAATAATGGAGGAGACCAAGACAGAAAAGGAGAATCTTGACAacatggctgtccaaatccagaaGGAGAAAGAGGTAATTGAAAGCGTTGTTGAGGATATCAAGACAAAGAAGACTGATATGGAATTGATGAAAGCTGAGATTGAGACAGAGAAACAAGAGACAGAAAACATGAAGGATGTGATATCAAGCGAGAAACGTTATTTGGAGCAAATGAAGATTGAGATGGAAAACCAAGGACAAGATAGCAATCGATGTTGGTGATTTGGAACAGAAAAGGGctgagattgagagagaaagagatgaagcaGACAAGAGGATGGTTGAATTGAAAGAGGAAGAGCAAAGTATGAAGGAGGATATTAAGAAGACTAAAGACAACCTAGAGCAGATCAATGCTGAGATACAATTACAGCGAGAGGACATTGCAACCCAAATGGAGGAGCTaaatgtcaaaaaagcagagttgGAAAACATTCAAATGGACATCGACAGACAAAAAGAACAGATGGACGAAACGCAAAATGCTATAATCATGGAAAAGAATGAACTGGAAGAGAAGCTTGCTGGCATGCAAAAACAAAGGGAGGAGTTGGAAGCCATCATTGAAATGACAAAGCGGGAGAAGGAGGATGTGATGAGGATAAAGGCTGAAATAGAGGAACAGAAAGATCAAATGGAAGACAATCTGATGAAAACTCTGAAACATGACAGAGAAGAACTTGAACGTCTAAAACATAACATACAAATTGAAAAGGCGGACCTCGAAGAAATTACACAATTGGCAATGAAAGGTCGGGATGAGTTGGAATTACAAGTGTCTGAAATGCAAACCCAAAGAGAGGGAATAGAAAAAGACAAACAAAAGATACAAGATGAGAAGGATGAGGTGGAACAGATCAAGATGGAGTTACGGAGAAGGTCAGAGAATCTAGACAAAATAATGGAGGAGACCAAGACAGAAAAGGAGAATATTGACAacatggctgtccaaatccagaaGGAGAAAGAGGTAATTGAAAGTGTTGTTGAGGATATCAAGACAAAGAAGACTGATATGGAATTGATGAAAGCTGAGATTGAGACAGAGAAACAAGAGACAGAAAACATGAAGGATGTGATATCAAGCGAGAAACGTTATTTGGAGCAAATGAAGATAGAGATGGAAAAAACCATGGACAAGATAGCAATCGATGTTGGTGATTTGGAAACAGAAAAAAGGctgagattgagagagaaagagatgaagcaGACAAGAGGATGGTTGAATTGAAAGAGGAAGAGCAAAGTATGAAGGAGGATATTAAGAAGACGAAAGACAACCTAGAGCAGATCAATGCTGAAATACAATTACAGCGAGAGGACATTGCAACCCAAATGGAGGAGCTAAATGTCAAAAAAGTAGAGTTGGAAAACATACAAGCTGATCTAGACAGACAGAAAGTAGAACATGATGAgatgagaaaatatatatttgtggAAAAGAATCAACTAGATGAGAGGAATGCTGCCTTGCAAAAACAAAGGGAGGAGGTGGGTAAAGTCATGGAACCAACAGCTATGGTGAAGAAAGATGTGATGAAGGCTGaggtaaacacacagacagagcccATGGAAGACAGCTTGGAGGAACAGCTCAAAAGGGGCATGGAAGAAGTTGCAGGTCATGACATACATAAAGAGAAAGAGGACCTGGAACAAACCAACAGGCTGGCAATGATAGAGAGGGATGAGTTGGAATCCATGAAGTCTGAAATAGGAAAACAAAGACAGGAAATAGAGGAGAAAAAACAAAAGATACAGGATGAGAAGGATGAGATTGAAAAGATCAAGATGGAGTTACGGAGAAGGTCAGAGAATCTAAACAAAATAATGGAGGAGACCCAGACAGAAAAGGAGAATGTTGACAacatggctgtccaaatccagaaGCAGAAAGAGGTAATTGAAAGTGTTGTTGAGGATATCAAGACAAAGAAGACTGATATGGAATTGATGAAAGCTGAGATTGAGACAGAGAAACAAGAGACAGAAAACATGAAGGATGTGATATCAAGCGAGAAACGTTATTTGGAGCAAATGAAGATAGAGATGGAAAAAACCATGGACAAGATAGCAATCGATGTTGGTGATTTGGAACAGAAAAAGGctgagattgagagagaaagagatgaagcaGACAAGAGGATGGTTGAATTGAAAGAGGAAGAGCAAAGTATGAAGGAGGATATTAAGAAGACGAAAGACAACCTAGAGCAGATCAATGCTGAAATACAATTACAGCGAGAGGACATTGCAACCCAAATGGAGGAGCTAAATGTCAAAAAAGTAGAGTTGGAAAAACATACAAGCTGATCTAGACAGACAGAAAGTAGAACATGATGAgatgagaaaatatatatttgtggAAAAGAATCAACTAGATGAGAGGAATGCTGCCTTGCAAAAACAAAGGGAGGAGGTGGGTAAAGTCATGGAACCAACAGCTATGGTGAAGAAAGATGTGATGAAGGCTGaggtaaacacacagacagagcccATGGAAGACAGCTTGGAGGAACAGCTCAAAAGGGGCATGGAAGAAGTTGCAGGTCATGACATACATAAAGAGAAAGAGGACCTGGAACAAACCAACAGGCTGGCAATGATAGAGAGGGATGCGTTGGAATCCATGAAGTCTGAAATAGGAAAACAAAGACAGGAAATAGAGGAGAACAAACAAAAGATACAGGATGAGAAGGATGAGATTGAAAAGATCAAGAATGATTTACAGACACGGTCAGAGAATCTAGACAACCTCATGGAAGAGACAAAGAGGGAAAAGGAGAATGTTAAGGACAGGGCTGTTCAAATCCAGAAGGACAAGGAGGAAATTGAACATGTTATTGAGGATACCAAGACAAAGAAATCAGAACTGGAAATGATGAAAGCTGCAATAAAGACAGAGAAACAAGAAACAGAAAACCTGAAGGACATGATATCAAAGGAGAAACATGACTTGGAACAAATTAAGATGCAGATGGAAAAAGAAATACTAGAACTGCATAACACCAAGGACATGATAGAAATTGATGTTGGTAAGCTGGAACAAAGAAAGGTTGAGTTagaaggagaagaagatggaGTGAAAAATCAGATGGCTGCACTGAAAGAGGAAGAGCAGAATATGAAAGAGACTATTGGGAAGATGAAAGAAAATTTTGAGCAGATTAATGGCGAAATACAACTACAAAGAGATGATATTGCAACCCAAATGGAAGAGTTAAATGTCAAAAAAGAAGAGTTGGAAAACATTCAAATGGACATCGACAGACAAAAAGAACAGATGGACGAAAAGCAAAATACTATAATCATGGAAAAGAATGAACTGGAAGAGAAGCTTGCTGGCATGCAAAAACAAACGGAGGAGGTGGAAGCCATCATTGAAATGACAAAGCGGGAGAAGGAGGATGTGATGAGGATAAAGGCTGAAATAGAGGAACAGAAAGATCAAATGGAAGACAATCTGATGGAAACTCTGAAACATGACAGAGAAGAACTTGAACGTCTAAAACATAACATACAAATTGAAAAGGCGGACCTCGAAAAAATTACACAATTGGCAATGAAAGGTCGGGATGAGTTGGAATTACAAGTGTCTGAAATGCAAACCCAAAGAGAGGGAATAGAAAAAGACAAACAAAAGATACAAGATGAGAAGGATGAGGTGGAACAGATCAAGATGGAGTTACGGAGAAGGTCAGAGAATCTAGACAAAAATTATGGAGGAGACCAAGACAGAAAAGGAGAATCTTGACAacatggctgtccaaatccagaaGGAGAAAGAGGTAATTGAAAGTGTTGTTGAGGATATCAAGGCAAAGAAGACTGATATGGAATTGATGAAAGCTGAGATTGAGACAGAGAAACAAGAGACAGAAAACATGAAGGATGTGATATCAAGCGAGAAACGTTATTTGGAGCAAATGAAGATAGAGATGGAAAAAACCATGGACAAGATAGCAATTGATGTTGGTGATTTGGAACAGAAAAAGGctgagattgagagagaaagagatgaagcaGACAAGAGGATGGTTGAATTGAAAGAGGAAGAGCAAAGTATGAAGGAGGATATTAAGAAGACGAAAGACAACCTAGAGCAGATCAATGCTGAAATACAATTACAGCGAGAGGACATTGCAACCCAAATGGAGGAGCTAAATGTCAAAAAAGTAGAGTTGGAAAACATCCAAGCTGATCTAGACAGACA contains:
- the LOC123491430 gene encoding myosin-9-like; amino-acid sequence: MSKAELENIQMDIDRQKEQMDETQNAIIMGKNELEEKLAGMQKQTEEVEAIIEMTKREKEDVMRIKAEIEEQKDQMEDNLMETLKHDREELERLKHNIQIENADLEKITQLAMKGRDELELQVSEMQTQREGIEKDKQKIQDEVDEVEQIKMELRRRSENLDKIMEETQTEKENVDNMAVQIQKEKEVIESVVEDIKTKKTDMELMKAEIETEKQETENMKDVISSEKRYLEQMKIEMEKAKDKIAIDVGDLEQKRAEIERERDEADKRMVELKEEEQSMKEDIKKTKDNLEQINAEIQLQREDIATQMEELNVKKAELENIQMDIDRQKEQMDETQNAIIMGKNELEEKLAGMQKQTEEVEAIIEMTKREKEDVMRIKAEIEEQKDQMEDNLMETLKHDREELERLKHNIQIENADLEKITQLAMKGRDELELQVSEMQTQREGIEKDKQKIQDEKDEVEQIKMELRRRSENLDKIMEETQTEKENVDNMAVQIQKEKEVIESVVEDIKTKKTDMELMKAEIETEKQETENMKDVISSEKRYLEQMKIEMEKTKDKIAIDVGDLEQKRAEIERERDEADKRMVELKEEEQSMKEDIKKTKDNLEQINAEIQLQREDIATQMEELNVKKAELENIQMDIDRQKEQMDETQNAIIMEKNELEEKLAGMQKQTEEVEAIIEMTKREKEDVMRIKAEIEEQKDQMEDNLMETLKHDREELERLKHNIQIEKADLEKITQLAMKGRVELEFQVSEMQTQREGIEKDKQKIQDEKDEVEQIKMELRRRSENLDKIMEETKTEKENLDNMAVQIQKEKEVIESVVEDIKTKKTDMELMKAEIETEKQETENMKDVISSEKRYLEQMKIEMEKAKDKIAIDVGDLEQKRAEIERERDEADKRMVELKEEEQSMKEDIKKTKDNLEQINAEIQLQREDIATQMEELNVKKAELENIQMDIDRQKEQMDETQNAIIMEKNELEEKLAGMQKQRRS
- the LOC123491431 gene encoding centromere-associated protein E-like, whose product is MRKYIFVEKNQLDERNAALQKQREEVGKVMEPTAMVKKDVMKAEVNTQTEPMEDSLEEQLKRGMEEVAGHDIHKEKEDLEQTNRLAMIERDALESMKSEIGKQRQEIEENKQKIQDEKDEIEKIKNDLQTRSENLDNLMEETKREKENVKDRAVQIQKDKEEIEHVIEDTKTKKSELEMMKAAIKTEKQETENLKDMISKEKHDLEQIKMQMEKEILELHNTKDMIEIDVGKLEQRKVELEGEEDGVKNQMAALKEEEQNMKETIGKMKENFEQINGEIQLQRDDIATQMEELNVKKEELENIQMDIDRQKEQMDEKQNTIIMEKNELEEKLAGMQKQTEEVEAIIEMTKREKEDVMRIKAEIEEQKDQMEDNLMETLKHDREELERLKHNIQIEKADLEKITQLAMKGRDELELQVSEMQTQREGIEKDKQKIQDEKDEVEQIKMELRRRSENLDKNYGGDQDRKGES